atttatagaatttttataatacttAAAGGTTTTTAAAtgcttaaatttttattataagttAATTCTTTTCtgattttatctttttttttttttcttaatactttgtattttttttttttttaatattttacatttttgttTGCTAAGATAGATGATTTATACAATAAATtgtagaatataaaaaaataaagcatATCATTgaaagaaattttaattttattttttttttttataattttaacaaattttaaaaaaaataagaaaagtTCATAGGGTgtgatataaatattaaagtaatataatatgctgatataatttttatgagaaaatatattttttctgaaATAAtacaacttttttttaatttcattctttcttttaatatatgcaTTTTTAGGAGTTTGTTCATTTTTCATTAGagaagtttttttttctatatattttagatTTTTTTCAGTATCATTTCTaccttttatattttcagaATTAGAGAAATCTAAAatattcaatatatttttatttttagaaacAGGTTCCCAATTTAATTGTCCTAATGAGTTCCCTTTTTTATCCgttgtatttatatttatttcattttttcttttatgatttatatatatatgctttttattaattcttttattatttgatgCCATATTACatactttatattttgtCTTATtggaatattttaataaatttttctccctgtttatttttaatatcataaaataatgtattatattattttttaaacgatatttatttattttatgttttattatttttttttttagcctATATAAATACAAATCAACACATGACTCATTTACTAAATGTAAATTCCTTGAATTCAGTATGTTTGAAAAAATTGACAATATCTCAAAAAAAGACAAGTAGAATATCTTTGAAAATTTGTTAAAACTTTGATTTTTTACtgaattctttttataaattatttttttgtttttttcattttggtttatattattagtttcactttcattatattcatttttattattttcatttttgttaaagttatttttattaactttacttttattaattttactattatcattttttggttttttatttttacttttccatttttcatattcattatttttattcttaataatattatcatGGAAAAGCATTTTTGTATTTCtatcatttattaatttgttattatccttttttatacttttatacttggaattgtttttttctttgatattttttatattgtctttatttgaataaattttttgacTGTATGTTTTGCTATTACTATTCTCCATTTTGCATTCtgataaaaattctttatgaTCTATCTCATTTaacataataaattttttttttttttttttattagataaaaaatgAGTTAAATTAATACATtctacattatttttatgtctatttctttttaatagcTTCAATTTAATCAAAAACGATAATATATCTCCTAATCTCATTGATATATTTAACTTCATACTAAAAATAGAAATCTTCTTTTCTTTTGAttcaaatattaaaaagtaaaacataaaataataaataaaatttttcaatatgtttattaattctttatcacattttttatcatataaaaaattaaatttgcTTTTTAAACAAAacttacaatttttttttttgcaatttttatttaatatatcatGGCATATAGAACAAACTCTACAAGTTTCTTGactttttttactttttcctttaaaattatgtttatcatattttattttacttgtttttttttcataaatcttatttttattattttttaaatctccTACATATTCTTCAGCATTAATATTTGAGTcaaatattttcttatatttatttgatatgttattaaaatagtttttatttctcttaatttttttctttttttttcttaaaggataattattattatataactCACCTTTTTGTGAACTTTTTAATGAGTTTATCAAGTTAGACAAGgttttatttacattatttaaaGTATTAAAACGTATAGATATATGAACTAATGTTAATATAaaacaattaaaatttatttttctgttttcattatgtatataacatctatttaaaataataaatataattaattttttcaaatatgtAACACaacttctattttttaatatttcaaaaaagtTTGAAagatgaatatttttttttaaattatttcttttactgtgaatataatttttttttaatccaattttctctttattaCTAAATTgattgttaaaaaaaaaatttaaattattaatatcagTTGAATGAGAATAGTTATACCTCTTAGCTATATTAAATAACTGATGCAATAAAGGAACACATTGAAATACGCTTACTAAAACATAATATAAGTaatgtttattattttttcttttattttttaacagaaaaaaaaatgttttttttaaaataaaattattttcgtTTTGATGACAACAATGCCTGTAGTGatacttataaaaattagTACAATCTTTTAGAAGTAATAAATCActattgaaaataatatttttaatatgattaaaaatatattttaaattattccaGTTTTCTTGTTCTAAATAattagaatttttatttaaattattttcatcatgAATAACTAATTTTTCATCAGctaaaatattatgaatattgctattattagtattttcatcattattagtattaatagaattaaaatttttattatgattaTCACTATTGtaagtaaataaatttacattttcttgattttcttttttttcattagttttataagtaaaagaattttttttatttaatatattttcttgagaaaatacatttaaacaatcatttaattcaaaaaaaaattctattatatctttttcattaaaagaaaattcgaaatttctattaatatctaataaattaaccaattcattttcttcaatGAGAAATGAATAAtcaattattaaattatttaaagaattcAAAGTAAAATCagtattaattatttttgataTGTAGAGCATTTTCCTCAAATCACGTAATTTGAAACTATGGAATataccttttttttgttttttctctTTTCCCTTTTTATAAGAACTATAAATTTCTactaaaaattgaaaatttttatatattattttataaaaaaattcaatatttttatttgttatattatatattcttttaaaaaaaaataagtcaATGACATTACATAATGAATtggtatatatataatttattttatatgttGGATTTAGTTCTTTCTCTGATATCAATTCATTATTCCTATATAAGCACTTATATAATATaccattttcttttaataaatatccataaccattttttttattattttcccACATtcctatatatttatttccaTTATTATAGTAAAAAATCCCATATCCATTTTTTTTCCCTTCTTTCCAGTAACCTGaatatttatcataattttcattttgaaaAACTACTTTGTttttacttcttttttttctaaaccAAATATAGGTACCCAAACCATGTTGCTTATCATTCATCCATTCAccaacatatatattttcaacaATATTTGcctttttgtattttatattaaaatttacatCTTTTTTCTCCTTTagtatttcatttttttttatattttcatatatgcttacatatttatttttatccttTTTCAAATTAACAAACCAAATCATTTTTCCAAATCcacatttattattttcttcccAGAACccaatatatatagaattatTGTTGTAATATTGAATTCcataaaaatttcttttgttATTCTTCCAGTAacctttatatattaattttttttcttcattaagAAACTTTAAAACTCCATATCCATTtctcttattatttttccaGTATCCATTGtacattaatttattattaaaaatgtattttccttttttatattttttcccATTATTTATATAGCCTTTATAATGAGAActttttgataaaatttcTCCATAACCtgttaattttctttttttaaaatctcccatatatttttttccttctttatatatggaaaaattattagaaaaatagGGGCATTTATATGAATCTAACTTTATTATACCATCATATatcttattatttatttttacattttttaattgtaaaCTATCAGTTGAATTTATTTCAACTgcattaatttcattttcttctttttttaaaaaaaagtttttccAGTATATTAAATcatatgaaataaatttgATTATGTTACTAGGAATTTCATCATTCATTTTGCGTATTCTTGTTAAtttcttaaataattttcattcatatataaaaatatttaataagtttttagttaaaataattattcattAATTTAATACTTCATTATTCacatcttattttttatagtataaagtaaaacaaataaaaagaaaaagacatgatataatgaaaaagatgcatatatatatgctttattatttttttttttttacattttttttttataaatatgagTTATTATCTTAAATatatcttaaatttttttttaatattttcaattagtaacattttcaaattttctttgatatatatattgattattcttcatttttgttttcataaatttatatttaaaaaatctaGATATGATActttttatagaaaatttGGTTTGAGTGTTCCATAgtcatatttaaataaaaaaaattaataataattttattcattttatattaatttcttGCTTTTCTTAAATACATAATTACTtgcatttataatattataaaactttttatattttaattattttctattattttactatattatagaatatatatgatccttttatatataatatatttcttacATATTTCTCAGTATCtacataaacatttatattttcattttgctTTTACTGTATATCATTGTTTTTAATCCTTTTCTTTATCAacatttttaacttttttttttttttttcatttttatcttgAGATAAATTCTGCATACTTTTATAAACtgttccttttttttttttttttttgtattgtTTTAACAATTAAACTTATAATGAATtgaaaaataagaattaataaataaaattattttatttgtatataatttacttctattaaaatttattataataattgttttaatttttttttaggtttTCTTTTCTTATTAAATTGTTTTCTTATAATAAACTACCggcaacaaaaaaaaaaaaaataaaaaagcagTTGcttaagattttttttttttaatattgaatatttgtattatgtacgcaataatttatttatttttttatttattttttttttttcgtatcttttaaatatgtatttatattagGTAAATTAATGtagttaatttttattttattttttggtTAATTGGATTATTTTGGTGAATTTTGTTAATCTATGTATAcaatataatttctttttttgcattttttttttataatttaataagtAGCATAATAgatgttataaaaaattttttttggatATTTATTTGGAAAAGTaacatattaataaatatttaatatgaaTATTCCGAGAATATTAATTCATTAGaagtatttataataaaagaaatttaatttaaatattttttattgttttgtttttattaagaatatttattttaatagtcTATTTTAAGctcatttcattttttgatAACAGTTCATCCTAAAATGGATAATTTAAAGAAGATAGcagtaaattaaaaaaaataaaataaagcatatataaacatttttttttatatattattaaattaatataccaaaaaaaaaaaatgctacCTATTTAATATATTGCTAAAATTTTATCTAATATTTCATTTGTGATGTTACtaaaatatgttatttaATATGATATATCAATATTCCTAAATTTGAGAAATGAAATACtgaaacaaaaatattttaaaaaaacaaaaattgatatatatttacatatatatactttttaaatagGCTTATAAAGCTGTAGATGATTATGTTCACTCAAATATGACTATAGGATTGGGTACTGGTACAACAGTTTTTTACGTTCTTGAGAGAattgaaaatttaataaaaagtgGGAAGATAAAAGATGTAATATGTATTCCTACAAGTATTGACACTGAAATAAAggttataaaataataaaataataaatgaaaaatttttctacttttttaaagaattctattaacatttttatatattataaatatatattttaggCAAAAAATTTGGGGATACCATTAACAACACTGAACAAAAATTCGAAAATTGATATAGCTATTGATGGAACAGATGAAAtagatttaaatttaaatttaataaaaggaAGAGGGGGAGCTCTCGTTCGTGAGAAGTTAGTTGCAATTAGTGCatccttttttataattgtaaaaaaaaaataaaaataaaaaataaaatatatatttttttattctttttaaaatgtatttattattttattttttttaagatcgGAGATGAATCAAAATTGTGTATTAATGGATTAGGCACAACAGGAGCAGTTCCCATAGAAATCTTAACGTTTGGTTATGAAAAAACtattgaaaatttattaaaaatttcaacACTTCGAAACTGCACTTATAaattaagagaaaaaaatggAGAACTTTTTGTAACAGacaacaaaaattatatagttgattttttttttactgaTCCAATAGAAGATTTATTAGAAACTtgcaaacaaattaaaatggtaattaatttttatgtatttttattagattttttttatatactcaacatatatatataatatattcttAACACACTTTTTATGATTAATTAAtgtgaatatttttttccttttcttatTATGCtttaattttgttatattttatttattttttttttcctatgtatactttttttattactcatactatttattcttaaaatttttcagACAATTGGTGTTGTTGATCATggcatttttattaacatgGCCAACGTTGCTTTAATAAGTAAATATGATGGAACAGTTTtaacattaaataaaaaatgaatatattttttaccttagtttattttattttttttttatatccaatttttttctttatttcaccttattttttattcgtATAaagttttcttttattagtaaaattcctaaattaatataaaagaaaacaaaaaaattaaaaattttttaattttttttttatttaataaataaagaaaaaaaagtatagaattttctatatttttttagtttttacaTAATATTCTATATTTGTACAAAAAGATTTCATAAATAATCTaactatataaaaatgtgtatatacacattcttttaaaattattcattcgtttttatattaatataaatacaaatatatatatatataaactttgtataaatattatataattatcaataaaactattattattttaaaaaataaaatttttataaaaataggtttatatttattttatttttttttttttttcaaatataagcaaaatttcttttgtttttaaatatttagtTTATTgaaaatgtatttatttaaaaaagcaAAAGATTCGATTGTAAATTCTTTACAGTATGATAATTCTTCACCATTAGTGAAATTAAATTTTGTATGTAAATGTATTCTTAagtatacttttattttgtcttttattttcatagttctaatattattaactctatatttagaaaaaaatttaataaataaaagtaattatatatatataaagtatacataatgaaataataaaaacaaattcttttaaaacaaatatataggtgcatatttataattattttattttgtttcatttttttttttttttacatatatttttttagatatattaCAACTTTTTGCAATATTATCCCTCATATTATGTCTATtgtcttttattatattaaaaagaaaaaatggatCTCATATATTATCTAAAATTAAGATGTATCCTTTTTCGTTCAAAGATTTAATTGATGTATCTTTATCAACTGGGACATTAACTATATCAATTCTTGATATTTtcttagtatttttttttttttttaaatacaaaaGCATTTTCTAATTATGCAAAGTtcgttttttattttttgtttttatttttagtgcTATATTTATCTTCTTGCTgcacttttaatttttttaacgggtatcaatatttttaatttttttttttttctataactTATCTTCTAGAttcacatattttttttctaaaatttatgcattttaatgaattactctatttatatgtattatatcatttattaactttattcatatattttaatatatttttttttatagcaATTTTTTCTGTATATGAAAGCTTAGAAAACCCATATATGAAGGATAATGAGAATATAAATTCTTTCAGTAGcaacttaataaaaaaaaataaaattttaaatataaatcacATTTTCTTAAATGATATCATAATTTATGTTTCtataagataaaaatatatattttttcttatttttattggaTAACTATTTTTAGCTTTACAATTCGTTTCTGTTTCATTCATTGGGTTACATACAATTTCCCAAATTACTATTTTCAGAACTATACCATATCATCCTTTGGAATACTTGTTAAAAtaggaaaaagaaatttttatataattctttttttttatttttattttaattaaaatatgtatttatttatattgtaattctttctctttttttctttaattttaggggatacataataaaaaatattggtgatgatatattttctgtcataaaaaatttatggaATTTCATatcttaataatattaaaagtaaCTATAagatattcatttttatttttaattcaattaa
The genomic region above belongs to Plasmodium relictum strain SGS1 genome assembly, chromosome: 10 and contains:
- a CDS encoding ribose 5-phosphate epimerase, putative, producing the protein MDNLKKIAAYKAVDDYVHSNMTIGLGTGTTVFYVLERIENLIKSGKIKDVICIPTSIDTEIKAKNLGIPLTTLNKNSKIDIAIDGTDEIDLNLNLIKGRGGALVREKLVAISASFFIIIGDESKLCINGLGTTGAVPIEILTFGYEKTIENLLKISTLRNCTYKLREKNGELFVTDNKNYIVDFFFTDPIEDLLETCKQIKMTIGVVDHGIFINMANVALISKYDGTVLTLNKK